GGTTCAGGGATTCTTCGGATATATCAATTGATGTGATCTTAGCCTTTGGGCTGTTCTTCGAGAGAATGACTGTCTGCGCACCGATGCCGCATCCGGCTTCGAGTACTGCGCTGCCTGGCGAGTATTTTGTATCGCTGTGCAGGAGTTCTTCCAGTGTATTTGCCTGGTCATTGAGGCGAGCAGATTCTCTTTCGGAGTAGCCGTGAACGTAATCATGGGATTTCAGGGAGGGCATGATGGGATATTGTGCTACCTTATTTAAAAATACAGATGTTTTGTTTCGAACTCAGAGATTCTGCCTGCGTATAACCGAATACATCTGCGTCTTCTTCATCTTGGCGAGATTAAGTACGTTCTTCATCTCGTTTTCCTCTAGCAGCCGGGATTCGATGTATCCGCTATCAACCGCCTCATTGAATATCTCATATCCGATACCGCTGCGTGCCAGCACCGTGGTCCAGTCCTTTGGTGTTCCAACGCCGCCAAATGAGATATCGGCGTTCTCAGCCGCAAGGTCGGTGCAGAACTTGCATGAGCTGCTTCTGTACTGGTCAAGCTCTTCAAGCTCGTAGACCTTAAGTTCATCATCTGTCTGGAACTCGAACATACCCTTACGTATCTTCATGGATTCTATATCTTCAAGACGCATGCCCTTGCTCTGCACAAATTCCCTGATACCCTCGTAATGGAAGGTGTCCATACAGAAAAGTCCAAGTCTCAGAATATTGGCACGCATGAAAAGGTGCAAAAATCCGTAGGGACTCTTCTGCATCTTATACACCGCATCGATATTGCAGCTTGTTCCCACAAAAGCAATACTCCGCATGCCCTGCTTCACAGCACTCATCAGGGCTTCCAGTGTCATGCTGTGACTGTATATGCTTCCAGTAGATTCTATCAGTTCATCGTATGTTGTAGCCACAATAGGTACCGGTTTCCAGGGCTCTTCCTCTGATTTGACAGTCACGATAGCACAGTCGATCAGCCCTTCCTCAAGACCATATGCCAGCATGGATGTCACAACCGCCCCGTCCTGTCCCTTAAGATCCTTGATGCCTGTCCTGGCTGCATAGGCGTTGCGTAT
The window above is part of the Methanolobus zinderi genome. Proteins encoded here:
- a CDS encoding Coenzyme F420 hydrogenase/dehydrogenase, beta subunit C-terminal domain is translated as MPVDPICKRRVPEDTQHFSNYGGKKYCFCSPECKTKFDDLEKSVIRLKRSIGEKERISFGKLRKEIIKPGICTLCGACAASCESITIEDSQPKLVDKCTACGVCYNQCPRTITTEEGLIGKIRNAYAARTGIKDLKGQDGAVVTSMLAYGLEEGLIDCAIVTVKSEEEPWKPVPIVATTYDELIESTGSIYSHSMTLEALMSAVKQGMRSIAFVGTSCNIDAVYKMQKSPYGFLHLFMRANILRLGLFCMDTFHYEGIREFVQSKGMRLEDIESMKIRKGMFEFQTDDELKVYELEELDQYRSSSCKFCTDLAAENADISFGGVGTPKDWTTVLARSGIGYEIFNEAVDSGYIESRLLEENEMKNVLNLAKMKKTQMYSVIRRQNL